In Numida meleagris isolate 19003 breed g44 Domestic line chromosome 11, NumMel1.0, whole genome shotgun sequence, the genomic window GGACAGTGCTAAGCAGGCCTCGTGGCTTTGTCAGCTTCACTCAGTCCCCTCCCTGAGACAGGCAGTGAGCGCCTAGCCgggctgctgctcccactgcacaGCTCCCCATGTGTCTCAGCGGAGTCCTCCTGCTGTCCTTTGTCCCTCAGCgccctgcagctgtgctggcccTGCAGTGCCGCCTCCTCAGCCCTCTCTGGTCTGGGGCTGCCCCTGTCCATGAGGGAGGGCAAGCATGAGGGCTCCAGCGACTAGAGCTGGGTGGCCCTGGCCCTGTTTGGAGTGGCTCAGCAGTAGGCCAGGGCTGTTCTCGTGCCCAGCAGCCAATGAGCATCTGCAGGAACAAGAAGTCTCTGGTCTTTTGGTCTGGCATTGCCTGCAGAAGTTGTTTCTGGCTGGTTCCCTGCAGGCTCTGTCCATGCAGGCCCTGCCAGCAGAGAACCCCCACTCTGAGCAGCCTGGATTTCAGGAGACAGAGACAAATGGCACTTTGCCCTCTCTGTAAATTTAGGCTGCTCTGCACACTTCTCTGCTAAGCCAGGGCCCCCACCATCCCCTCACCAGCTGGCTCTCTGTGCCTACACTCGGAGCGGGGCCCCTGGCTCGGGGGGCTGACACATTCCCCATGGCCCACCCGGAGAGGCCATGCCCCTGCTCAGCTGTCCCTGGGTGCCACCAGGGCCATGGTGCTCACTGCCTTACTGCCACCCCACCGCCATGCCTCACAGCCCGGGATGTTTACACAGGAGGATTTGTGCTGCCATCCTCTGGGGCTCTGCCTGGGCAGGCCAAGGTCTCGGGTTGGGGAAGGCCTTGGGCCTGCTCCCAGTGTGGAGCCAAGTGGCTCCGCAGGCCCATCTCCCCACTGACATGTTTACACGCCCTACGGGACCGCTTGTTTACACATTTCTCTCCAGCTTGGGCGAGGGGACTGCAGCCTGCTAGTGCCAAACGGAGAGCAAGAGACAAgtgccaaaaaataaataagacacAGTGGAGCTGATGGCATTGGGGTGGCTGTGCCTGTGGTGCAGGGCCAAGCAGGGAGCAGGCCAGCCTGCAGGGTGATAGCTCGGTCCCCATGCGGTGCTGTTGCCTGGGCTCTGGGAGCACCCTCcttgggtttgggtttgttcCTTTGGGAATTTGattttggttgttgttttgggtCTTTTTGTTCTGTCTCCGTATCCTGATCCTGTGGGCAGGGAGATACCCACGCTCCTTCCCTGGCTGTGTAAAAGTGTATCATGGAAGCGCCAGATTTGGAAATAAAAGTCTATGAATGGCACTGGGCTCCGTTTTCTGTCCTTGCACCCATGACGTGGTGGGAGCTCACCACCATCCCTTGGGTTGGAGGAGGTCTCCAGTCCTGGGTGAGGGGCTTCATGGAACGGGCTTCAAGGCGGCTCATACCAAAATGGagtcagctgctgcagtgccctTGGCTCTGGGCTGTAGGGGAGTGGCAGCGGCCAGCACTTATGTCCAGCAGCCTGGGTGAGGCTACAGGGAGTGTAGTGATCCTATTTTCCTCTGTCCCTCCCTTTCTTACTGATGGAGGGAAAAGAGCAGGTGAGCAAAGGGCAGTATTGACCCACAGCACTCAGAGCAAGCGTTGCTATCAGCCAGCACTGTCCCTCCCCTGCGTCCTCTATTGGGGGATGAGCCTGAGTCCCAGGGGCTGCCATCATTCCCGTTCCCTGGGTGGTGCCTGCTGGCAGCCCTTGGGGCCTGCCATGCTAATGGACCTAGGGACCAGGCTGGTgagggagagctgctgggagcgcTTGGGTGGCAGGGCTACGATCAAGTGGCCCAGTGGCCATGGGCTGGGTATGCCAGCGTCAGGCAGGGGACAGCAGCTGGAGTAAAGAAGGAGTGATAAGCAGGCAGTAAATGGTATCTGGTGCTATCAGTTGCTACTAGATGAGCCCTGTGACAGCCTCCTATTTAGTGCCAGGTGAGCAGATAATCAGTGGGGAGATGACAGGCAAGCAGGAACTGAGAGCTGCTGTGGGGATGCTGCAGAGATTGAGGGGATGTatttggtgctgctgctgaaagctggATGAGCAGTCTGCGTGCGATGGCCACGGTGACTAGGTCAGGCTGAACATGGGATTGCCATGGGCTGATTCCCTGCCtatggaatgggatgggaacAGGCTACTTTGACCCTGGAGAGTGTGGCCCTGTCCCACCACAAAGAGTCACCAGGACTCCTCAGCACCTGCTGTGCCCTACCTGTGGCTTCACACTGCATGGCGTGGGGACCAGCTAGCCCAACCCATGGCTGGCTGCATTTCTACTGCCATGTCACTGTGCATCTGGGCCAGGTATGGCTTGGAAATACTCCAGAAATAACGGCAATAGCAGATAGCGTTGCAGCGTAGGAAGGTGTGAAAGTGTTCGATGGTGCCTGACAGGGAACTTTGGAACAAGATAACGGCCAGGTCTATGCACGCTGGGGAAAAGTGGGGCAGTCCACAGGGCACAGCACACCCATTTCCAGCAGGTAAACAGGGGCTGCAGTGCATGGAAAGTACCCCGGGTGCCCCAGTCAGGGGCTGCAGGCATCACTGTGCCAGACCACAGTTTTTGCTCTGGTACGTGGTGGGACTACAACAGCACCCCCAGGAGTCCCAGTGACAGGGGGGTGCTGGTTTCCCAGGAATCTAGCAGCTCCTTGgcagggtgggagggaggaCAGGAAGGGAGGGAGCGGTGTCTCAAAGATCACAGGCAGGTATTAATAGGAGGGAGCAGAGTGTGCGCCCGACTGGCGGCACCCAACCAGTGCAGGCACAGCAGGTAAGGGGTCTGGGGGAGATGCAAGGGCTTGAGGTTCTCTGGGCATCCCATGAGCAACTCACATAACTGGCTGCAAGTGGGCGAGCATCCTAGAAATGGAAGCACCTTGGCAcaagcagggcagggctgtTGGGCTGTAGAGATGAATCCATCTCTGTCTGGCTGTGCAGATGAATCCATCTCTGCCCCATACCTCTGTGCCCCCTGGCTCAGTCCTCGCTCTGCAGTGCAGGGGGCTGGGGCACCAGCGAACCTGTGACACTCACCAAGGGTTGAAATTCCTGCTCCCCTCATGTGTAAAGGGACAAAGTCTGCAGGAAAGGCTACAGGGCTGGCCGGggctttgctctgcagcagtgctggcctGCTGCCCTGTATGTGCTGTGGTACGTATAGGGTACTGGGCTGGGCTGGATAGAGGAGAAAGGTGGTCAGCACCAAGGCTGTCCTACAGAGGTGGATGGATTGGTCTCAGTGCAATCCAGCACCACCTTTGAGGCACCACTTGCTGTGGCCTTGGCACTTCCCTGCCCCTTGCCCAGCTCCCTGGGTGCGGCTGAGCCATCTTTCatctgcctgcagtgcagcagagccGGGGGCCATGGCGGCGGAGATGGTGCTGAGCCGCCGGCCCAGGCAGCCCCGTGGTGAGGTGCTGAGCGAGGCTgacctggaggagctggcacAGAGGAAACCTCCCAGCAAGACCTCAATACACGACTGTCTCCGGAAGGCAAGGTAGGGCTGGGGGAATAGAGCTGGGTGCTCCCGACAGGGCTGCATCTCTGGGTTCccctgctgccttgcagcccTGGATCCTCTGTGTTCAGCCCTAGTTCCCACTCCTTCCTCGGCAGGTGTTCAGCCTCCACTGCTAAGTCCCTGCTCTTCCGCTTCTTACCTGTCCTGCGCTGGCTGCCCCGTTACCCCGTGAAGGACTGGCTGCTTGGGGACATTCTCTCAGGCTTCAGTGTGGGCATCATGCACCTGCCCCAGGGTGAGCAATGCATCCCCACGCTTTGCCCTGCCTGGGGTTCCCAAAGGGTGAGAGCCAGGGCTCATCCATCCATAAcatttctccctgctctgctgtgcccagGGCTCGCCTATGCACTGCTTGCTGGGCTACCACCTGTCACCGGCCTCTACTCCTCCTTCTACCCCGTCTTCCTCTACTTCTTCTTTGGGACGTCCAGGCACAACTCCGTGGGTGAGCCAAGGGACTGTGTGCTGCCATGGGAatggaggggagggagagagaatgaGAGGGGTGAGCCTTCACCTATGGCACAGTGTTGCCATGCCAATGAGTGAGTGGGTGGAGGGgcctttcttctgccttcacTTTGCCCCACCAAGAAGGCAGTTGGGCCAAACCAGAGCCAAAGCATCATGGGCACACCAACCGAGTGGCCAGGTGCCTGCATTCTCAAAGAGGTCCCAACTGGATATCAAGTGCTGACTTGGACTCCTTTCCTGCACGTGCTCAGGTCCCTTTGCTGTCATATCCGTCATGATTGGCAGCCTGACAGACTCCTTGGTGCCCAGCGAGGACTTTATGGAGTTAGTCAATGGCACCAATGAAACAGCAGTCAATGAGGCACAGCGGGACGCTGCCAGGGTGGAGCTGGTGGCCACCATCACAGTCCTGACAGGTATCTTCCAGGTAAGGATCTAGCAGGGACTTGTGGCTGTGGTGCCCCCATGCCCACAAGCTGTGGGAGCTCCTCCTGTCACCTTTCCTTCCAGGTGGCCCTTGGCCTCCTGCAGTTTGGCTTTGTGGTGACCTACCTCTCAGACCCACTGGTGCGTGGCTACACTACTGCCGCCTCCGTGCACGTCCTCATCTCCCAGCTCAAGAATGTCTTTGGGGTCTCCCTTGGCGAGCACTCAGGGCCACTCTCATTGTTCGTGGTGAGTGAGGGGCTCATTGCCACCCTGGAATCCCCAGGTATGGTACAGGAGCACCTATGGGATACATGGAGTCTCCCCAAAAGAGCCACCAGCAAGGtatctgttttctctcctgagCCCTTCCTTCCTGCATCCTCCAGACTTTCATTGAGATCTGCAAGAAGCTGCCGGAGACCAATGTGGGCACCTTGGTTACAGCCATCATTGCCATGGTGGCCATCTTCATCGTGAAGGAGCTCAACCACAAGTTCTCTGCCAAGCTCCCGATGCCCATCCCCATCGAGCTCATCACGGtacccagagctgccccagctcccAAAAGGGACACAGCCATGGCCTGGTGCAGGTGCCATCATCCACAGATGGTCCTGCCACCTGCAGGGTGATGGGGGGTGGGACAGGGTACCTGGGCAAAGGTGGCTCTAGGGCACACATCCCCTTGTCTCCTGCATGAGTGTGCTTCTGCAGGGAGGCCCTACCTCACCCAATTACCCCCACAGATCATTATCTCCACCGGCATATCCTATGGTGTCAACCTGAACTCCAAGTTTGGCATCTCTGTGGTGGGCGACATCCCCAGTGGGTGAGTGGGGCTGGGTGGCaagggcagctgtgctggggcaccACGCTGCCCACAGGGCCCCCTCCTGAgccccatctccctgccttGGACATAGGTTGAAGCCACCTGTGGTCCCTAACGCCAGCTACTTTGGGCAGGTGGTGGGCAATGCCTTCGCCATCGCCGTGGTGGGTTATGCTATCTGCATCTCCCTGGGTAAGATTTTTGCCCTGAAGCATGGCTACAAGGTGGACAGCAACCAGGTAATGTTCTGACACGTGCAGCCCCTTCCTCTGTACTGTTTCAAAACTCACAGCCCCAGGATGCGTGGTGCTGCCTGACCACTTCTCTGTCCTTGCAGGAACTGATCGCTCTGGGCCTCTCCAACTTCCTGGGGGGCTTCTTCCAGTGTTTTGCTATCAGCTGCTCTATGTCACGGAGCCTGGTGCAGGAGAGCACAGGGGGAAACAGCCAGGTGGGTGTGGGTGGTTCTGCCTGCCTCTGCTCTCTAAAATCCCTCCCAGCATCCCCATGCTGAGGTGTCAACATGGGGAGCCATGAACAGGGGCAAGGAGAACATCCAGGTTCACCCTGGCCTCCATCTCTCCCTTCAGGTGGCTGGTGTCATCGCATCCCTAGTTATCCTGGTAACCATACTGAAGATTGGAGAGCT contains:
- the SLC26A6 gene encoding solute carrier family 26 member 6 — translated: MAAEMVLSRRPRQPRGEVLSEADLEELSWVLPTGLHLWVPLLPCSPGSSVFSPSSHSFLGRCSASTAKSLLFRFLPVLRWLPRYPVKDWLLGDILSGFSVGIMHLPQGLAYALLAGLPPVTGLYSSFYPVFLYFFFGTSRHNSVGPFAVISVMIGSLTDSLVPSEDFMELVNGTNETAVNEAQRDAARVELVATITVLTGIFQVALGLLQFGFVVTYLSDPLVRGYTTAASVHVLISQLKNVFGVSLGEHSGPLSLFVTFIEICKKLPETNVGTLVTAIIAMVAIFIVKELNHKFSAKLPMPIPIELITIIISTGISYGVNLNSKFGISVVGDIPSGLKPPVVPNASYFGQVVGNAFAIAVVGYAICISLGKIFALKHGYKVDSNQELIALGLSNFLGGFFQCFAISCSMSRSLVQESTGGNSQVAGVIASLVILVTILKIGELFHDLPKAILSAIIIINLKGMFKQFRDLYTLWKSNRVDLMVWVVTFIATLLLNLDIGLGASVAFALLTVIFRTQLPHYSILGRVTDTDVYKDVAEYEKAQEVPGIKIFRSSSTIYFANVEMYSDALKKKSGINVDRLIEKKKKALKKLKKQQKKAEKEKAKRKKVLPSTSLSCHPIPPPCLAPASCCNGPGVAVIELSGDEGSAPAEPTLRSLGLPQPDFHAVILDFSPVNFVDTVSIKILKNIFRDFHEIEVDVFVASCPASVLAQLERGNFFSSTITKHCFFPSVNDAVLHLNREKCPAPVSTQPRRPHCHRTVRRPSRLPSLPSPGEPQHQNVALQKRRLLRSKAVPLAGLHHVPARGPEPLCGDSAVCLEPACPMPGGRREAPAAGSGLSPRRGPGEQYSSIPARFPQ